A single window of Achromobacter xylosoxidans DNA harbors:
- a CDS encoding TetR/AcrR family transcriptional regulator: MSKVRLTREQSRDQTRQRLLDAAQSIFLTKGFVAASVEDIAELAGYTRGAFYSNFASKSELFLQLLKRDHENVMSDMRAIFEAGETRQQMEDSVLHYYSNHFRDNECFLLWMEAKLQAARDPEFRIGFIACMGELRDATTEYIRQFSERVGTPLPLPARELAIGLLALSDGMQFSFAFDPQNVSAETTESVLAGFFRRVVFGERDSG; encoded by the coding sequence ATGTCAAAAGTCCGCCTTACCCGAGAGCAAAGCCGTGACCAGACGCGCCAGCGCCTGCTCGATGCCGCGCAATCGATCTTTCTGACCAAGGGTTTCGTCGCCGCCAGCGTCGAGGACATCGCCGAACTGGCCGGCTATACCCGCGGCGCTTTCTATTCCAATTTCGCCAGCAAGTCCGAACTGTTCCTGCAGCTGCTCAAGCGCGACCACGAAAACGTCATGAGCGACATGCGCGCCATCTTCGAGGCCGGGGAAACCCGCCAGCAGATGGAGGACAGCGTGCTGCACTACTACAGCAACCATTTCCGCGACAACGAGTGCTTCCTGTTGTGGATGGAAGCCAAGCTGCAGGCGGCGCGCGACCCGGAGTTCCGCATCGGCTTCATCGCCTGCATGGGCGAACTGCGCGACGCCACCACCGAGTACATCCGCCAGTTTTCCGAGCGCGTCGGCACGCCGCTGCCGCTGCCCGCGCGCGAACTGGCTATCGGCCTCTTGGCGCTGTCCGACGGCATGCAGTTCAGCTTCGCCTTCGATCCGCAGAACGTCAGCGCCGAGACGACCGAATCGGTGCTGGCGGGATTCTTCCGCCGCGTGGTGTTCGGCGAGCGCGACAGCGGCTAG
- a CDS encoding efflux RND transporter permease subunit — MSAPVPENQNAAHRHEEGKFNLSAWALRHQPLVIFLITLVTLFGVLSYSRLAQSEDPPFTFRVMVIKTLWPGATSQQVQEQVTDRIAKKLQETPSTDFLRSYSRPGESLIFFTMKDSAPASEVANEWYQVRKKVGDIGATLPQGVQGPFFNDEFGDVYTNIYTLAGDGFSPAQLRDYADNLRTVLLRVPGVAKVDYFGEQPEHVYIEISNTQLTRLGVSPQQIAEAINSQNAVASAGTLTTADDRVFVRPSGQFQDTRALAETLIRVNGKSIRLGDIATIHRGYDDPPAEQMRTRGEPVLGIGITMQPGQDVVHLGKALEAKFGELKARLPAGLTLTEVSSMPKAVSFSVDEFLRSVAEAVAIVLIVSLVSLGLRTGMVVVISIPVVLAVTALFMDMFGIGLHKVSLGTLVLALGLLVDDAIIAVEMMAVKLEQGWSRARAAAFAYTSTAFPMLTGTLVTVAGFLPIALAKSSTGEYTRSIFQVSAIALITSWFAAVVLIPLLGYRMLPERKREAHLPDDHEHDIYNTRFYQRLRGWVAWCVDRRWRVLLATVLVFILSMAGFGLVPQQFFPSSDRTELLVDVRLQEGASFEATLRQVERLEKTLDGRPEIAHSVSFVGTGAPRFYLPLDQQLATPNFAQIVITANSVEDREKLAHWLEPVLREQFPAIRSRLSRLENGPPVGFQVQFRVSGDKIPEVRQVAEKVAAEVRADSRSVNVQFDWDEPSERSVRFDIDQQKAREVGVSSNDISSFLAMTLSGYTVTQYRERDKLINVSLRAPDSERIDPGRLATLAMPTPNGPVPLGSLGQVRYGLEYGVIWERDRQPTITVQADVTAGAQGIDVTHAIDRKLDALRAELPVGYRIEVGGPVEESAKGQSSINAQMPIMVVAVLTLLMVQLQSFARVLMVVLTAPLGLIGVVAALLLFGKPFGFVAMLGVIAMFGIIMRNSVILVDQIEQDISAGHKRVDAIVGATVRRFRPITLTAAAAVLALIPLLRSNFFGPMATALMGGITSATVLTLFFLPALYAAWFRVRHDEREEPEGVPPGAHAGDNVERGA, encoded by the coding sequence ATGAGCGCGCCGGTTCCCGAGAATCAGAACGCCGCGCACCGCCACGAGGAAGGCAAGTTCAACCTGTCGGCATGGGCCCTGCGGCACCAGCCTCTGGTGATCTTCCTGATCACGCTGGTGACGCTGTTCGGCGTGCTGTCGTATTCGCGCCTGGCGCAGTCCGAAGACCCGCCCTTCACGTTCCGCGTAATGGTCATCAAGACCCTGTGGCCCGGCGCCACCTCGCAACAGGTACAGGAGCAGGTCACCGACCGCATCGCCAAGAAGCTGCAGGAAACGCCGTCCACCGACTTCCTGCGCAGCTACTCGCGCCCCGGCGAATCGCTGATCTTCTTCACCATGAAGGACTCGGCGCCGGCCAGCGAGGTGGCCAACGAGTGGTACCAGGTGCGCAAGAAAGTCGGCGACATCGGCGCGACCTTGCCGCAAGGCGTGCAGGGGCCGTTCTTCAATGACGAGTTCGGCGACGTCTACACCAACATCTACACCCTGGCCGGCGACGGCTTCTCGCCGGCGCAGCTGCGCGACTACGCCGACAATCTGCGCACGGTGCTGCTGCGGGTGCCGGGCGTGGCCAAGGTCGACTACTTCGGCGAACAGCCCGAGCACGTCTATATCGAGATCAGCAACACGCAGCTGACTCGGCTGGGCGTGTCGCCGCAGCAGATCGCCGAGGCCATCAACAGCCAGAACGCGGTGGCCAGCGCCGGCACCCTGACCACGGCCGACGATCGCGTGTTCGTGCGTCCCAGCGGCCAGTTCCAGGACACCCGGGCGCTGGCCGAGACGCTGATCCGCGTCAACGGCAAGTCGATCCGGCTGGGCGATATCGCCACCATCCACCGCGGCTACGACGATCCCCCGGCCGAGCAGATGCGCACGCGCGGCGAGCCGGTGCTGGGCATCGGCATCACCATGCAGCCGGGCCAGGACGTGGTGCACCTGGGCAAGGCCCTGGAGGCCAAGTTCGGCGAGCTCAAGGCGCGCCTGCCCGCCGGCCTGACGCTGACCGAGGTGTCGAGCATGCCCAAGGCGGTGTCGTTCTCGGTGGACGAATTCCTGCGCTCGGTGGCCGAGGCCGTGGCCATCGTGCTGATCGTGAGCCTGGTTTCGCTGGGGCTGCGCACCGGCATGGTGGTGGTGATCTCTATCCCGGTGGTGCTGGCGGTGACCGCGCTGTTCATGGACATGTTCGGCATCGGCCTGCACAAGGTCTCGCTGGGCACGCTGGTGCTGGCGCTGGGCCTGCTGGTGGACGACGCCATCATCGCGGTCGAGATGATGGCGGTGAAACTGGAACAGGGCTGGAGTCGCGCGCGCGCCGCCGCCTTCGCCTACACCAGCACCGCTTTCCCGATGCTGACCGGCACGCTGGTGACGGTGGCCGGCTTCCTGCCGATCGCGCTGGCCAAGTCCAGCACCGGCGAATACACCCGCTCGATCTTCCAGGTGTCGGCGATCGCCCTGATCACCTCTTGGTTCGCCGCGGTGGTGCTGATCCCGCTGCTGGGCTACCGCATGCTGCCCGAGCGCAAGCGCGAGGCGCACCTGCCCGACGACCACGAGCACGACATCTACAACACCCGCTTCTACCAGCGCCTGCGCGGCTGGGTGGCGTGGTGCGTGGACCGGCGCTGGCGCGTGCTGCTGGCAACGGTGCTGGTGTTCATCCTGTCGATGGCTGGCTTCGGCCTGGTGCCGCAGCAATTCTTCCCCAGCTCGGACCGCACCGAGCTGCTGGTCGACGTGCGCCTGCAGGAAGGCGCCTCGTTCGAGGCCACGCTGCGCCAGGTCGAGCGGCTTGAAAAGACACTGGACGGCCGGCCCGAGATCGCCCATTCGGTGAGCTTCGTCGGCACCGGCGCGCCGCGCTTCTACCTGCCGCTGGACCAGCAGCTGGCCACGCCCAACTTCGCCCAGATCGTCATCACCGCCAATTCGGTGGAAGACCGCGAGAAGCTGGCGCACTGGCTCGAGCCGGTGCTGCGCGAGCAGTTCCCGGCGATCCGCAGCCGCCTGTCGCGGCTGGAGAACGGCCCGCCGGTGGGCTTCCAGGTGCAGTTCCGCGTGAGCGGCGACAAGATCCCCGAGGTGCGCCAGGTGGCCGAGAAGGTGGCCGCCGAAGTGCGCGCCGACAGCCGCTCTGTCAACGTGCAGTTCGACTGGGACGAACCGTCCGAGCGCTCGGTGCGCTTCGACATCGACCAGCAGAAGGCGCGCGAAGTCGGCGTAAGCTCCAACGACATCTCCAGCTTCCTGGCGATGACGCTGTCGGGCTACACCGTGACGCAATACCGCGAGCGCGACAAGCTGATCAACGTCAGCCTGCGTGCGCCCGACAGCGAGCGCATCGACCCGGGCCGCCTGGCCACGCTCGCCATGCCCACGCCCAACGGCCCGGTGCCGCTGGGCAGCCTGGGCCAGGTGCGCTACGGTTTGGAATACGGCGTGATCTGGGAACGCGACCGCCAGCCCACCATCACCGTGCAGGCCGACGTCACGGCCGGCGCCCAGGGCATCGACGTCACCCACGCCATCGACCGCAAACTGGACGCGCTGCGCGCCGAACTGCCGGTCGGCTATCGCATCGAGGTCGGCGGCCCGGTCGAGGAAAGCGCCAAGGGCCAGTCGTCCATCAACGCGCAGATGCCCATCATGGTCGTGGCGGTGCTGACGCTGCTGATGGTGCAGTTGCAGAGCTTTGCCCGCGTGCTGATGGTGGTGCTGACGGCGCCGCTCGGCCTGATCGGCGTGGTGGCCGCGCTGCTGCTGTTCGGCAAGCCGTTCGGTTTCGTCGCCATGCTGGGCGTGATCGCGATGTTCGGCATCATCATGCGCAACTCGGTGATCCTGGTCGACCAGATCGAACAGGACATCAGCGCCGGGCACAAACGTGTCGACGCCATCGTCGGCGCCACGGTGCGGCGCTTCCGCCCCATCACCCTGACGGCCGCGGCCGCGGTGCTGGCGCTGATCCCGCTGCTGCGCAGCAACTTCTTCGGTCCCATGGCCACCGCGCTGATGGGCGGCATCACCAGCGCCACGGTGCTGACGCTGTTCTTCCTGCCCGCGCTGTACGCGGCCTGGTTCCGCGTGCGCCACGACGAGCGCGAAGAGCCCGAAGGCGTGCCGCCCGGCGCCCACGCCGGCGACAACGTAGAACGAGGAGCCTGA
- a CDS encoding ABC transporter substrate-binding protein, whose translation MKTKLLNTAVALALGALAGTACAQAPAPLRISFTADIRSTEPGVNRDSNSDAVVLHIVEGLVAYGEDAEVRPLLAESIDISPDGKTYTFKLRQGVKFHNGAPLTSADVLWTWRHYTAANSGWRCASEFDGRGTVKVTGVEAPDAQTVVYHLEKPSSLFLASLARADCGGTGILQQASVKADGTWDKPIGTGPFAFAEWKRGEYVRLTRFADYANRDGKRDGYTGSKRPLVDEVRFVIVPDDSTAKAALQRGNIDIIEDVSNNDVPVLQGTPNVKVAYAPVMSMTALLLQTRDPLLSNPKLRQALAHAIDYDQLAAAVTEGLAKPNNSIVPLVSPYSDATQKEGWKYDPALSQKLLKEAGYKGQEIELITTKRYPQSYNSAVIIQAMLQAVGINAKLSVSEWATQLDRYNAGTYQMMTFPYSARLDAALNYEMVTGDKARQPRKVWDNPDAQKLLDAASVDTDHAKRQAAFDQLHKLFLADVPSIPLYNGLDIGAFRSDIKGYTPWAVKKPRAWEVERVAK comes from the coding sequence ATGAAAACCAAACTCCTGAATACCGCGGTTGCCCTGGCGCTGGGCGCGCTGGCCGGGACCGCCTGCGCCCAGGCGCCGGCGCCGCTGCGCATCTCGTTCACCGCCGACATCCGCTCGACCGAGCCGGGCGTGAACCGCGACAGCAACAGCGACGCGGTGGTGCTGCACATCGTCGAGGGCCTTGTGGCCTACGGCGAGGATGCCGAAGTGCGCCCGCTGCTGGCCGAATCCATCGACATCAGCCCCGACGGCAAGACCTACACCTTCAAGCTGCGCCAGGGCGTCAAGTTCCACAACGGCGCGCCGCTGACCTCCGCCGACGTGCTCTGGACCTGGCGGCACTACACCGCCGCCAACTCCGGCTGGCGCTGCGCCAGCGAATTCGATGGCCGCGGCACCGTCAAGGTCACCGGCGTCGAGGCGCCCGACGCCCAGACCGTGGTCTACCACCTGGAAAAACCCAGCAGCCTGTTCCTGGCCTCGCTGGCGCGCGCCGACTGCGGCGGCACCGGCATCCTGCAGCAAGCCTCGGTCAAGGCCGACGGCACCTGGGACAAGCCCATCGGCACCGGCCCCTTCGCCTTCGCCGAATGGAAGCGCGGCGAATACGTGCGCCTGACCCGGTTCGCCGACTACGCCAACCGCGACGGCAAGCGCGACGGCTACACCGGTTCCAAGCGCCCCCTGGTCGATGAAGTGCGCTTCGTCATCGTGCCCGACGATTCCACCGCCAAGGCCGCCCTGCAACGCGGCAACATCGACATCATCGAGGACGTTTCCAACAACGACGTGCCGGTGCTGCAAGGCACCCCCAACGTCAAGGTCGCCTACGCGCCCGTCATGAGCATGACCGCGTTGCTGCTGCAGACCCGGGACCCGCTGCTGTCCAATCCCAAGCTGCGCCAGGCCCTGGCCCACGCCATCGACTACGACCAGTTGGCCGCCGCCGTCACCGAAGGCCTGGCCAAGCCCAACAACTCCATCGTCCCGCTGGTCTCGCCGTACAGCGATGCGACGCAGAAGGAAGGCTGGAAATACGACCCCGCGCTGTCCCAGAAGCTGCTCAAGGAAGCCGGCTACAAGGGCCAGGAGATCGAACTGATCACCACCAAGCGCTATCCCCAGTCGTACAACTCCGCCGTCATCATCCAGGCCATGCTGCAGGCCGTCGGCATCAACGCCAAGCTGTCCGTGTCCGAATGGGCCACCCAGCTCGACCGCTACAACGCCGGCACCTACCAGATGATGACCTTCCCGTACTCCGCCCGCCTGGACGCGGCGCTGAACTACGAAATGGTCACCGGCGACAAGGCCAGGCAACCGCGCAAGGTCTGGGACAACCCCGACGCCCAGAAACTCCTGGACGCCGCCTCGGTCGACACCGACCACGCCAAGCGCCAGGCCGCCTTCGACCAGTTGCACAAGCTGTTCCTGGCAGACGTCCCCAGCATCCCGCTCTACAACGGCCTGGACATCGGCGCCTTCCGCAGCGATATCAAGGGCTACACCCCCTGGGCCGTCAAGAAGCCGCGCGCCTGGGAAGTGGAGCGCGTGGCGAAGTAA
- a CDS encoding efflux RND transporter periplasmic adaptor subunit — MNSPGSCAPVVARNPAARVAALSRSPLRRPWPALTLALTLALAGCGSKEAEAPAPRPVVAMPAKADAALPAWTLPGEVQARYSTPLSFRVGGKIIERKVRLGDTVKPGQVVARLDPADATKNAAAARAQLSAAQHQLDYAKQQLDRDRAQARENLIAANQLEQTRNAYASALAQRDQAAQQAALSADQLNYTTLVADHAGVITAEQADTGQNVTAGQAVYNLAWSGDVDALCDVPESVLAGLAIGQRATVTLAPLPGQTFSAVLREIAPAADPQSRTYRAKLTLESPSPEVRLGMTANISFDNRQANGATTYTVPATALFHDGTEPAVWIVKPQEDTLELRRVQVLRYDARSVTLSQGVQAGERVVWQGVHAVSAGEKVRAVPPLHPEDFAS; from the coding sequence GTGAATTCTCCAGGTTCTTGCGCGCCCGTCGTCGCGCGCAATCCCGCCGCCCGTGTCGCGGCGCTTTCCCGCTCTCCCCTGCGCCGCCCCTGGCCGGCGCTCACCCTGGCGCTGACGCTGGCGCTGGCCGGCTGCGGCAGCAAGGAGGCCGAGGCACCCGCGCCGCGCCCGGTGGTGGCCATGCCGGCCAAGGCCGACGCCGCGCTGCCGGCCTGGACCCTGCCGGGCGAAGTGCAGGCGCGCTACAGCACGCCGCTGTCGTTCCGGGTGGGTGGCAAGATCATTGAACGCAAGGTGCGCCTGGGAGATACGGTCAAGCCCGGCCAGGTGGTCGCCCGGCTCGACCCCGCCGACGCCACCAAGAACGCCGCCGCCGCCCGCGCCCAGCTGTCGGCCGCGCAGCACCAGCTCGACTACGCCAAGCAGCAGCTGGACCGCGACCGCGCCCAGGCCCGCGAAAACCTGATCGCCGCCAACCAGCTCGAGCAGACCCGCAACGCCTACGCCTCGGCGCTGGCGCAACGCGACCAGGCGGCGCAACAGGCCGCCCTGTCGGCGGATCAGCTCAACTACACCACCCTGGTGGCCGACCACGCCGGCGTCATCACCGCTGAACAGGCCGACACCGGGCAGAACGTGACGGCCGGCCAGGCGGTCTACAACCTGGCCTGGTCGGGCGACGTCGACGCGCTGTGCGACGTGCCCGAAAGCGTGTTGGCGGGCCTGGCCATCGGCCAGCGCGCCACCGTCACGCTGGCGCCCCTGCCCGGCCAGACCTTCAGCGCCGTGCTGCGCGAGATCGCGCCGGCGGCCGATCCGCAGAGCCGCACCTATCGCGCCAAGCTGACGCTGGAGTCGCCCTCGCCCGAGGTGCGGCTGGGCATGACCGCCAACATCAGCTTCGACAACCGCCAGGCCAACGGCGCCACTACCTACACGGTGCCGGCGACGGCGCTGTTCCATGACGGCACCGAGCCCGCCGTCTGGATCGTCAAGCCGCAGGAAGACACGCTGGAGCTGCGCCGCGTGCAGGTGCTGCGCTACGACGCGCGCAGCGTCACCCTGTCGCAGGGCGTGCAGGCCGGCGAGCGCGTGGTGTGGCAAGGCGTGCACGCCGTGTCGGCCGGCGAAAAGGTCCGCGCGGTGCCGCCGCTGCACCCCGAGGACTTCGCATCATGA
- a CDS encoding efflux transporter outer membrane subunit encodes MSLRLPTPAWRLATLPLLLALGACAFAPDSKPPAMAQPAQYGVEALPAAGAPAQGVAQRYARDGRPVPEWWKRFGSDALNAMVEEGLANSPDLAAAERNLAGAREQLRGQVNSSLLPSVDAGADVSRKRALTMPNLPQPTALYNVFTGQVQAKYDLDLFGAARFENVSRAAQVEQQAYQLESARRSLAGNIVTGAITSASLAERVALTEKQVVLARQVARDTQRRYELGSASQNDALQADQDAATLEASLPGLRAQWQATRHALAVLMGRSPDQAPPDLAFAMIAVPEEVPVLVPSELLAARPDIHVAEAVLRAAAADVGVATAQLFPSLSLSASMGKGGFSWPTALSGAGSIWAVGASLTQPIFHGGALLAERSAAKERYEAAVLQYKQTVLTAFRDVADTLAQLEADGQALASAEASRRAAEQSHRNTANRVRLGALAPYTAYASEQHYVAARVREVEYANARLTETAALFQAMGSPVRAPQALTQPATEGAVANRQTPQQQQQ; translated from the coding sequence ATGTCCCTCCGTCTCCCGACCCCGGCCTGGCGCCTGGCCACCCTGCCGCTGTTGCTGGCGCTGGGCGCCTGCGCCTTCGCCCCCGATAGCAAGCCGCCGGCGATGGCGCAGCCGGCGCAATACGGCGTCGAAGCGCTGCCCGCCGCCGGCGCGCCGGCACAGGGCGTGGCGCAGCGCTATGCGCGCGACGGCCGTCCGGTGCCTGAATGGTGGAAACGCTTTGGTTCGGACGCGCTCAACGCCATGGTGGAGGAAGGCCTGGCCAACAGCCCCGACCTGGCCGCGGCCGAGCGCAATCTGGCCGGCGCGCGCGAGCAGTTGCGCGGACAGGTCAATTCGTCGCTGCTGCCCTCGGTGGATGCCGGCGCCGACGTTTCGCGCAAGCGCGCGCTGACCATGCCGAACCTGCCGCAACCCACGGCGCTCTACAACGTCTTCACCGGCCAGGTCCAGGCCAAGTACGACCTCGACCTGTTCGGCGCGGCGCGCTTCGAGAACGTGTCGCGCGCGGCCCAGGTGGAACAGCAGGCCTATCAGCTCGAATCGGCGCGCCGTTCCCTGGCCGGCAACATCGTCACCGGCGCCATCACCTCGGCGTCGCTGGCCGAGCGGGTGGCGTTGACCGAAAAGCAGGTGGTGCTGGCGCGCCAGGTGGCGCGCGACACCCAGCGCCGGTACGAACTGGGCTCGGCCTCGCAGAACGACGCGCTGCAGGCCGACCAGGACGCCGCCACGCTGGAAGCCTCGCTGCCGGGCCTGCGCGCGCAATGGCAGGCCACGCGCCACGCGCTGGCGGTGCTGATGGGCCGCAGCCCCGACCAGGCGCCGCCCGACCTGGCCTTCGCCATGATCGCCGTGCCCGAGGAGGTGCCGGTGCTGGTGCCGTCCGAACTGCTGGCGGCGCGGCCCGACATCCACGTCGCCGAGGCCGTGCTGCGCGCGGCGGCGGCCGACGTCGGCGTGGCCACGGCGCAGTTGTTCCCCAGCCTGTCGCTGTCGGCGTCGATGGGCAAGGGCGGCTTCAGCTGGCCGACGGCGCTGTCGGGCGCGGGGTCGATCTGGGCGGTGGGCGCGTCGCTGACGCAGCCGATCTTCCACGGCGGCGCGCTGCTGGCCGAACGCAGCGCCGCCAAGGAGCGCTATGAGGCGGCGGTGCTGCAATACAAGCAGACCGTGCTGACCGCCTTCCGCGACGTGGCCGACACCCTGGCGCAACTGGAGGCGGACGGTCAGGCGCTGGCCTCGGCCGAGGCGTCGCGCCGGGCCGCGGAGCAGTCGCACCGCAACACCGCCAACCGCGTGCGCCTGGGCGCGCTGGCGCCCTACACCGCGTACGCCAGCGAACAGCATTACGTCGCGGCGCGGGTGCGCGAAGTGGAGTACGCCAATGCCCGCCTGACCGAGACGGCGGCGCTGTTCCAGGCGATGGGTTCGCCGGTGCGGGCACCGCAGGCGCTGACGCAGCCGGCTACCGAAGGCGCGGTAGCCAATCGGCAGACACCGCAGCAGCAACAGCAGTAA
- a CDS encoding C45 family autoproteolytic acyltransferase/hydolase, producing MTQITQFPFVSVSGTPEARGRAYGQQAADRVRKSAAMYGQTLVDLGYDAMARTRLIESFAREIENFAPHYLEEMRGIAAGADVPFEDIVMVNARTEVIAKARAEKKKAAELEPGDGCTGALILPTRSANGRLIHGQNWDWRAECAETAIVLRVRNDNGPDILTFVEAGGLARSGLNSAGVSITANYLESDRDFRQLGVPLSLIRRKVLEQEHFALAIKAVSTTPKSCSNNIMIGMAAGFGVDYECTTDEAFPIYPGADDLIVHANHWVSEVALGKLRDTGRASTPESAYRDWRVRRLLNEKDKLTRADLKRALFDDFGTPYSVCRPPRPGSHDNLSATVAMVVMEPAAGLMEVAPLPALNRTFTRYSLDAEPELLAAA from the coding sequence ATGACCCAGATCACCCAATTCCCGTTCGTATCGGTATCCGGTACTCCCGAGGCCCGCGGCCGCGCCTATGGCCAGCAGGCTGCCGACCGCGTGCGCAAGAGCGCCGCCATGTACGGCCAGACGCTGGTCGACCTGGGCTACGACGCCATGGCGCGCACCCGCCTCATCGAGAGCTTCGCGCGCGAGATCGAGAACTTCGCGCCGCACTACCTCGAGGAAATGCGCGGCATCGCCGCCGGCGCCGACGTGCCGTTCGAAGACATCGTGATGGTCAACGCCCGCACCGAAGTCATCGCCAAGGCCCGCGCCGAAAAGAAGAAGGCCGCCGAACTCGAACCCGGTGACGGCTGCACCGGCGCCCTGATCCTGCCGACCCGCTCGGCCAACGGCCGCCTGATCCACGGCCAGAACTGGGACTGGCGCGCCGAATGCGCCGAAACCGCCATCGTGCTGCGCGTGCGCAACGACAACGGTCCCGACATCCTGACCTTCGTCGAAGCCGGCGGCCTGGCCCGCAGCGGCCTGAACAGCGCCGGCGTGTCGATCACCGCCAACTACCTGGAATCCGACCGCGACTTCCGCCAGCTCGGCGTGCCGCTGTCGCTGATCCGCCGCAAGGTGCTGGAACAGGAGCACTTCGCGCTGGCCATCAAGGCCGTCAGCACCACCCCGAAGTCGTGCTCCAACAACATCATGATCGGCATGGCCGCGGGCTTCGGCGTGGACTACGAATGCACCACCGATGAAGCCTTCCCGATCTACCCGGGCGCCGATGACCTGATCGTGCACGCCAACCATTGGGTCAGCGAAGTCGCCCTGGGCAAGCTGCGCGACACCGGCCGCGCCAGCACTCCGGAAAGCGCCTACCGCGACTGGCGCGTACGCCGCCTGCTGAACGAAAAGGACAAGCTGACGCGCGCGGACCTCAAGCGCGCGCTGTTCGACGACTTCGGCACGCCCTACTCGGTCTGCCGCCCGCCGCGCCCCGGCAGCCACGACAACCTGTCGGCCACGGTGGCCATGGTCGTCATGGAGCCGGCCGCCGGCCTGATGGAAGTGGCGCCGCTGCCGGCGCTGAATCGCACCTTCACCCGCTACAGCCTGGACGCCGAGCCGGAACTGCTGGCCGCGGCCTGA